The Denticeps clupeoides chromosome 5, fDenClu1.1, whole genome shotgun sequence genome includes a region encoding these proteins:
- the p3h3 gene encoding prolyl 3-hydroxylase 3 isoform X1 codes for MALRSQAWCAYVALCVPLLFPPDGPRSAAGSRLSSDAQSGLLSQYDLQYYLGVRAYFQEEWEKAAEYLEKSIATRQSLLRTRRRCRDECAAAGSDRLHRLDTETGSMWDLWALDWIQRQAECIRFCLGRAVTPAGQLPVSAAIEYEFGTRNPYNFLQFTYYQLGKASKAASAAQTFFVANPSHLEMRNNIEKYRRMGEVTDDAFTDREREPERHWDIHDSALHAEALSDWERAVENWKDCVNVTLQQLEDCRAQCVVSSRTLPENSDSNRGDGVYEKAAALSLSLLACQQSCVSLVATRPGRVSPHEDFLPTQLEHLHTAQFKAGDLRGAMQTLRSLLLFYPSDPGALGNLRLYSASLGRDAELQNAAPSLEISRYVNRSLLEKKLLYFGVENLDFSFSDPDLWTPEDIVPESLRKTWRAEKEMLRERLNEDEREETDDSGFYAGGPVPQVGVTIAMDDRSLNGTNRVVLDGVLSQAECDAMQQLASAATLAGDGYKGRQSPHTPHEKFEGLTVLRALKFSQTGMVNQSDARLLHEVGERARTLLHSYFRSPSALFFSFSHLVCRSAVAGHQEGRLDLSHPVHVDNCILEPETRQCWREAPAFTHRDLSALLYLNEDFEGGEFFFTNKDAKTVTARVKPKCGRLLGFSSGPVNPHGVTAVTSGRRCALALWFTKEKHHRDMEREEAEGLWAADGQSVVKEKTKDGGAAPASSRSGRRQVSAGRSKEVKREIRRDEL; via the exons ATGGCGCTGCGCTCGCAGGCCTGGTGTGCGTACGTGGCGCTGTGCGTCCCGCTCCTCTTCCCTCCGGACGGTCCGCGCTCCGCTGCTGGGAGCCGCCTGTCCTCCGACGCGCAGTCCGGACTTTTAAGCCAGTACGACCTCCAGTACTATTTGGGAGTGCGGGCCTATTTCCAGGAGGAGTGGGAAAAGGCGGCGGAGTACCTGGAGAAGTCGATCGCCACCCGCCAGTCGCTCCTTCGGACGCGTCGGAGGTGTCGCGACGAGTGTGCAGCCGCGGGGAGCGACAGGCTTCACAGACTGG ACACAGAGACCGGCAGCATGTGGGACCTCTGGGCTCTGGACTGGATCCAGCGGCAGGCCGAGTGTATCCGCTTCTGCCTGGGCAGAGCCGTCACCCCTGCCGGACAGCTGCCCGTGTCTGCTGCCATCGAATATGAGTTCGGGACCCGGAACCCTTACAACTTCCTGCAGTTCACCTACTACCAG TTGGGGAAAGCGTCGAAGGCCGCCTCCGCTGCACAGACGTTCTTTGTAGCCAATCCCAGCCACCTGGAGATGAGGAACAACATCGAGAAGTACAGACGCATGGGCGAGGTGACCGACGACGCATTTACGGACCGAGAGCGCGAGCCGGAGAGGCACTGG GACATCCATGACTCCGCCCTTCACGCCGAGGCCTTGTCTGATTGGGAGCGGGCAGTCGAGAACTGGAAGGACTGTGTGAACGTAACACTGCAGCAGTTAGAGGATTGTAGGGCGCAGTGTGTGGTTTCCTCGAGAACCCTCCCGGAGAATAGCGACTCAAATCGGGGCGACGGCGTGTACGAAAAAGCAGCAG cgCTCTCTTTATCTCTGCTGGCCTGCCAACAATCCTGCGTGTCGCTCGTCGCGACGCGTCCCGGGAGGGTTTCGCCTCATGAGGACTTCCTGCCCACGCAGCTGGAGCATCTGCACACCGCACAGTTTAAAG CCGGTGACCTGCGGGGGGCGATGCAGACCCTCCGCTCCCTGTTGCTCTTCTACCCGTCCGACCCGGGCGCCCTGGGCAACCTGCGCCTCTACTCTGCGTCCCTGGGGCGCGACGCTGAACTGCAGAACGCTGCTCCTTCTCTG GAAATCTCCAGATACGTGAACAGATCTCTGCTGGAGAAGAAACTGCTGTACTTCGGAGTCGAAAACCTGGACTTCAGCTTCTCCGACCCT GATCTGTGGACACCGGAGGACATCGTCCCAGAATCGTTAAGGAAAACGTGGAG AGCAGAGAAGGAAATGCTGCGGGAGAGACTGAACGAAGACGAGAGGGAAGAGACGGACGACAGTGGCTTTTACGCAG GAGGTCCAGTGCCCCAGGTTGGAGTCACCATCGCCATGGATGACCGAAGTTTGAATGGAACCAATCGAGTTGTTCTGGACGGAGTCCTGTCTCAAGCTGAATGCGATGCCATGCAGCAGCTGGCGTCT GCAGCTACGTTGGCAGGGGATGGTTACAAAGGGAGACAGTCCCCACATACCCCCCACGAGAAGTTTGAGGGCCTGACTGTTCTCAGAGCTCTAAAG TTTTCTCAGACCGGCATGGTGAACCAGTCAGATGCCAGGCTGCTGCATGAGGTTGGTGAAAGAGCGAGGACCCTCCTGCACTCCTATTTCAGGAGCCCGTCGGCCCTGTTCTTCTCCTTCAGCCACCTGGTCTGCCGCAGCGCCGTTGCAG GGCACCAGGAAGGCAGGCTGGACCTGTCTCACCCTGTCCACGTGGACAACTGCATCCTGGAGCCAGAGACCAGACAGTGCTGGAGAGAAGCACCGGCATTCACGCACCGAGATCTGAG TGCACTTTTATATCTGAACGAAGACTTTGAAGGGGGTGAATTCTTCTTCACGAACAAAGATGCCAAAACAGTCACT GCCAGAGTTAAGCCTAAGTGCGGTCGACTGCTGGGGTTCTCTTCAGGTCCTGTGAACCCACATGGTGTCACTGCAGTAACGTCCGGTCGACGATGTGCACTGGCCCTGTGGTTTACGAAGGAGAAACACCACAGAGACATG GAGCGGGAAGAGGCTGAGGGTTTGTGGGCTGCGGATGGACAGAGCGTGGTAAAGGAGAAGACGAAAGATGGAGGGGCGGCACCGGCTTCGTCCCGCAGTGGGAGGCGCCAGGTGTCAGCGGGCCGGAGTAAAGAGGTGAAGAGGGAAATAAGGCGGGACGAACTGTGA
- the p3h3 gene encoding prolyl 3-hydroxylase 3 isoform X2 — protein MALRSQAWCAYVALCVPLLFPPDGPRSAAGSRLSSDAQSGLLSQYDLQYYLGVRAYFQEEWEKAAEYLEKSIATRQSLLRTRRRCRDECAAAGSDRLHRLDTETGSMWDLWALDWIQRQAECIRFCLGRAVTPAGQLPVSAAIEYEFGTRNPYNFLQFTYYQLGKASKAASAAQTFFVANPSHLEMRNNIEKYRRMGEVTDDAFTDREREPERHWDIHDSALHAEALSDWERAVENWKDCVNVTLQQLEDCRAQCVVSPHEDFLPTQLEHLHTAQFKAGDLRGAMQTLRSLLLFYPSDPGALGNLRLYSASLGRDAELQNAAPSLEISRYVNRSLLEKKLLYFGVENLDFSFSDPDLWTPEDIVPESLRKTWRAEKEMLRERLNEDEREETDDSGFYAGGPVPQVGVTIAMDDRSLNGTNRVVLDGVLSQAECDAMQQLASAATLAGDGYKGRQSPHTPHEKFEGLTVLRALKFSQTGMVNQSDARLLHEVGERARTLLHSYFRSPSALFFSFSHLVCRSAVAGHQEGRLDLSHPVHVDNCILEPETRQCWREAPAFTHRDLSALLYLNEDFEGGEFFFTNKDAKTVTARVKPKCGRLLGFSSGPVNPHGVTAVTSGRRCALALWFTKEKHHRDMEREEAEGLWAADGQSVVKEKTKDGGAAPASSRSGRRQVSAGRSKEVKREIRRDEL, from the exons ATGGCGCTGCGCTCGCAGGCCTGGTGTGCGTACGTGGCGCTGTGCGTCCCGCTCCTCTTCCCTCCGGACGGTCCGCGCTCCGCTGCTGGGAGCCGCCTGTCCTCCGACGCGCAGTCCGGACTTTTAAGCCAGTACGACCTCCAGTACTATTTGGGAGTGCGGGCCTATTTCCAGGAGGAGTGGGAAAAGGCGGCGGAGTACCTGGAGAAGTCGATCGCCACCCGCCAGTCGCTCCTTCGGACGCGTCGGAGGTGTCGCGACGAGTGTGCAGCCGCGGGGAGCGACAGGCTTCACAGACTGG ACACAGAGACCGGCAGCATGTGGGACCTCTGGGCTCTGGACTGGATCCAGCGGCAGGCCGAGTGTATCCGCTTCTGCCTGGGCAGAGCCGTCACCCCTGCCGGACAGCTGCCCGTGTCTGCTGCCATCGAATATGAGTTCGGGACCCGGAACCCTTACAACTTCCTGCAGTTCACCTACTACCAG TTGGGGAAAGCGTCGAAGGCCGCCTCCGCTGCACAGACGTTCTTTGTAGCCAATCCCAGCCACCTGGAGATGAGGAACAACATCGAGAAGTACAGACGCATGGGCGAGGTGACCGACGACGCATTTACGGACCGAGAGCGCGAGCCGGAGAGGCACTGG GACATCCATGACTCCGCCCTTCACGCCGAGGCCTTGTCTGATTGGGAGCGGGCAGTCGAGAACTGGAAGGACTGTGTGAACGTAACACTGCAGCAGTTAGAGGATTGTAGGGCGCAGTGTGTG GTTTCGCCTCATGAGGACTTCCTGCCCACGCAGCTGGAGCATCTGCACACCGCACAGTTTAAAG CCGGTGACCTGCGGGGGGCGATGCAGACCCTCCGCTCCCTGTTGCTCTTCTACCCGTCCGACCCGGGCGCCCTGGGCAACCTGCGCCTCTACTCTGCGTCCCTGGGGCGCGACGCTGAACTGCAGAACGCTGCTCCTTCTCTG GAAATCTCCAGATACGTGAACAGATCTCTGCTGGAGAAGAAACTGCTGTACTTCGGAGTCGAAAACCTGGACTTCAGCTTCTCCGACCCT GATCTGTGGACACCGGAGGACATCGTCCCAGAATCGTTAAGGAAAACGTGGAG AGCAGAGAAGGAAATGCTGCGGGAGAGACTGAACGAAGACGAGAGGGAAGAGACGGACGACAGTGGCTTTTACGCAG GAGGTCCAGTGCCCCAGGTTGGAGTCACCATCGCCATGGATGACCGAAGTTTGAATGGAACCAATCGAGTTGTTCTGGACGGAGTCCTGTCTCAAGCTGAATGCGATGCCATGCAGCAGCTGGCGTCT GCAGCTACGTTGGCAGGGGATGGTTACAAAGGGAGACAGTCCCCACATACCCCCCACGAGAAGTTTGAGGGCCTGACTGTTCTCAGAGCTCTAAAG TTTTCTCAGACCGGCATGGTGAACCAGTCAGATGCCAGGCTGCTGCATGAGGTTGGTGAAAGAGCGAGGACCCTCCTGCACTCCTATTTCAGGAGCCCGTCGGCCCTGTTCTTCTCCTTCAGCCACCTGGTCTGCCGCAGCGCCGTTGCAG GGCACCAGGAAGGCAGGCTGGACCTGTCTCACCCTGTCCACGTGGACAACTGCATCCTGGAGCCAGAGACCAGACAGTGCTGGAGAGAAGCACCGGCATTCACGCACCGAGATCTGAG TGCACTTTTATATCTGAACGAAGACTTTGAAGGGGGTGAATTCTTCTTCACGAACAAAGATGCCAAAACAGTCACT GCCAGAGTTAAGCCTAAGTGCGGTCGACTGCTGGGGTTCTCTTCAGGTCCTGTGAACCCACATGGTGTCACTGCAGTAACGTCCGGTCGACGATGTGCACTGGCCCTGTGGTTTACGAAGGAGAAACACCACAGAGACATG GAGCGGGAAGAGGCTGAGGGTTTGTGGGCTGCGGATGGACAGAGCGTGGTAAAGGAGAAGACGAAAGATGGAGGGGCGGCACCGGCTTCGTCCCGCAGTGGGAGGCGCCAGGTGTCAGCGGGCCGGAGTAAAGAGGTGAAGAGGGAAATAAGGCGGGACGAACTGTGA
- the gnb3a gene encoding guanine nucleotide-binding protein G(I)/G(S)/G(T) subunit beta-3a, with translation MGEMEQLRKEAESLKDQITAARKAVADATLPDTVSSTAVVGRVQLKTRKTLRGHLAKIYAMHWATDAKLCVSASQDGKLIVWDTLTTNKVNAIPLKSSWVMTCAYAPSGNMVACGGLDNMCSIYNLKGKDGNVKVMRELAAHTGYLSCCRFLSDSEIITSSGDCTCLLWDIETGTQKTTFAGHLGDCMSLAVPGDFKTFVSGACDFTAKLWDIRDSNCTHTFSGHESDVNAIAFFPNGNAVITGSDDATCKLFDLRSDQELITYQDSSIMCGVTSIAPSLSGRLILAGYDDFNVNIWDSLKAERVGVLAGHDNRVSCIGVSTDGMACCTGSWDSFLKIWN, from the exons ATGGGCGAAATGGAGCAGCTGCGAAAGGAGGCAGAGAGTCTGAAAGACCAGATCACT GCAGCCCGTAAAGCTGTTGCAGACGCCACCCTGCCGGACACGGTTTCCAGCACAGCTGTGGTGGGGCGCGTCCAGCTGAAGACCAGGAAGACTCTGAGGGGACACTTAGCCAAGATCTATGCCATGCACTGGGCTACTGACGCCAA GCTGTGTGTGAGTGCCTCGCAGGATGGCAAACTTATTGTCTGGGACACCTTAACCACCAACAAG GTGAATGCCATCCCACTGAAGTCCTCGTGGGTGATGACATGCGCATATGCACCGTCAGGGAACATGGTGGCGTGTGGCGGTCTGGATAACATGTGCTCCATCTATAACCTGAAAGGCAAAGACGGCAACGTCAAGGTTATGCGTGAGCTGGCAGCTcacacag GTTACCTGTCCTGCTGTCGTTTCCTGAGTGACAGTGAGATCATCACAAGCTCTGGCGACTGCACCTG TCTTTTGTGGGACATCGAGACAGGCACTCAGAAGACAACCTTTGCAGGTCACCTGGGTGACTGCATGTCTCTGGCTGTGCCTGGGGACTTCAAGACCTTCGTATCAGGAGCGTGTGACTTCACAGCCAAGCTGTGGGACATCCGGGACAGCAACTGCACACACACGTTCAGTGGGCATGAGAGTGATGTCAACGCTATTGCG TTCTTCCCGAACGGCAATGCGGTAATCACCGGCTCTGATGATGCCACCTGTAAGCTGTTTGACCTGAGGTCCGACCAGGAGCTCATCACCTACCAGGACTCCAGCATCATGTGCGGCGTGACCTCTATCGCACCTTCCCTGTCAGGCAGGCTCATACTGGCAGGATACGATGACTTTAACGTTAACATCTGGGATTCGCTGAAAGCTGagagagtgg gagtCTTGGCTGGCCATGACAATAGAGTGAGCTGCATTGGAGTGAGTACTGATGGAATGGCCTGCTGCACTGGATCCTGGGATAGCTTCCTGAAGATATGGAACTGA
- the cdca3 gene encoding cell division cycle-associated protein 3 isoform X2, which produces MGSSESKIAPVSTPKGVPPESVRPGRVAQLADPRSPTTGIERTPIQASRGSGEGVTSTDPRSPTHGITRTPMKDIVRVTMNSFARRLGVLFLGENGTDSDAPLPRVTFSNCPEPSLEELGPAHTQAQESPCCPSEGSMAASSPFMLISEVELETRAQIVLEEAVDLLTTDNPPFKKDLSLSLLTCHDGVHPSVVSEDEDNSLSEASCSQEHLDHSYAHPSLSSLPPTMVAPEQSEVHADTASLTPLQADSPQQDPAVSLPSTTLSAPTSLAHTGLCCPSFDPRSPSQLVFKPQWLAKGFGVTEAKARGLHVRSKGACSPLTSRKLCENENKGALVKTKQRGKVPVGEGRSPLKMLKETNSPRDHSSQVKLKVSTSDRQRIGQVDRRALVLSINKENQR; this is translated from the exons ATGGGTTCCAGCGAGAGTAAAATTGCTCCAGTTTCAACACCCAAAGGCGTCCCGCCGGAGAGCGTCAGACCTGGGCGTGTGGCCCAGCTGGCAGACCCGCGCTCTCCCACCACTGGCATCGAACGCACACCCATACAG GCCTCCAGAGGTTCAGGAGAGGGAGTAACAAGCACCGACCCTCGCTCGCCCACTCATGGAATCACTCGCACCCCGATGAAGGACATTGTGAGAG TCACCATGAACTCATTCGCCCGGCGCTTGGGTGTGCTCTTCCTTGGTGAAAACGGCACGGATTCTGATGCTCCCCTTCCCCGCGTTACATTTTCGAACTGTCCAGAACCGTCCCTGGAGGAGCTGGGCCCCGCCCACACCCAAGCCCAGGAGAGTCCGTGTTGCCCAAGTGAGGGATCCATGGCCGCCAGCAGCCCATTTATGCTGATAAGTGAGGTGGAGTTGGAGACGCGAGCACAAATTGTATTGGAGGAGGCAGTCGATCTGCTGACCACTGACAACCCACCCTTTAAGAAGGATCTCAGTCTCAGTCTTCTCACATGTCACGATGGAGTCCATCCGTCTGTAGTGTCCGAGGACGAGGACAACAGTCTGTCTGAGGCATCGTGCAGCCAAGAACATTTGGACCATTCATATGCTCATCCGTCTCTTTCCTCTCTCCCACCAACCATGGTGGCTCCAGAGCAATCTGAAGTTCATGCCGACACCGCTTCTTTGACACCGCTGCAAGCCGACAGTCCCCAACAGGATCCCGCTGTCTCCCTTCCCTCAACCACACTCTCTGCACCCACAAGCTTGGCCCACACTGGCCTATGTTGCCCCTCGTTTGACCCCCGAAGCCCCAGTCAGTTGGTGTTTAAACCACAGTGGTTGGCTAAGGGGTTCGGGGTGACTGAGGCGAAGGCCAGAGGACTGCATGTGAGGAGCAAAGGGGCGTGTTCACCACTCACAAGTCGAAAACtctgtgaaaatgaaaacaagggGGCGCTTGTCAAGACTAAACAGAGAG GTAAGGTTCCCGTTGGTGAGGGACGTTCTCCTCTGAAGATGCTTAAGGAGACTAATTCACCCAGGGACCATTCCTCCCAG GTCAAGCTGAAGGTCTCCACCTCAGACAGGCAGAGGATTGGGCAGGTGGACCGGAGAGCCCTTGTCCTCTCCATAAACAAAGAAAACCAGAGATAA
- the cdca3 gene encoding cell division cycle-associated protein 3 isoform X3: MGSSESKIAPVSTPKGVPPESVRPGRVAQLADPRSPTTGIERTPIQASRGSGEGVTSTDPRSPTHGITRTPMKDIVREPSLEELGPAHTQAQESPCCPSEGSMAASSPFMLISEVELETRAQIVLEEAVDLLTTDNPPFKKDLSLSLLTCHDGVHPSVVSEDEDNSLSEASCSQEHLDHSYAHPSLSSLPPTMVAPEQSEVHADTASLTPLQADSPQQDPAVSLPSTTLSAPTSLAHTGLCCPSFDPRSPSQLVFKPQWLAKGFGVTEAKARGLHVRSKGACSPLTSRKLCENENKGALVKTKQRGKVPVGEGRSPLKMLKETNSPRDHSSQVTRILCIHAVFLYKPTWSTFKAESVLTVLNLNGDLVSLQSKRVVPSFGISHTLFYQ, encoded by the exons ATGGGTTCCAGCGAGAGTAAAATTGCTCCAGTTTCAACACCCAAAGGCGTCCCGCCGGAGAGCGTCAGACCTGGGCGTGTGGCCCAGCTGGCAGACCCGCGCTCTCCCACCACTGGCATCGAACGCACACCCATACAG GCCTCCAGAGGTTCAGGAGAGGGAGTAACAAGCACCGACCCTCGCTCGCCCACTCATGGAATCACTCGCACCCCGATGAAGGACATTGTGAGAG AACCGTCCCTGGAGGAGCTGGGCCCCGCCCACACCCAAGCCCAGGAGAGTCCGTGTTGCCCAAGTGAGGGATCCATGGCCGCCAGCAGCCCATTTATGCTGATAAGTGAGGTGGAGTTGGAGACGCGAGCACAAATTGTATTGGAGGAGGCAGTCGATCTGCTGACCACTGACAACCCACCCTTTAAGAAGGATCTCAGTCTCAGTCTTCTCACATGTCACGATGGAGTCCATCCGTCTGTAGTGTCCGAGGACGAGGACAACAGTCTGTCTGAGGCATCGTGCAGCCAAGAACATTTGGACCATTCATATGCTCATCCGTCTCTTTCCTCTCTCCCACCAACCATGGTGGCTCCAGAGCAATCTGAAGTTCATGCCGACACCGCTTCTTTGACACCGCTGCAAGCCGACAGTCCCCAACAGGATCCCGCTGTCTCCCTTCCCTCAACCACACTCTCTGCACCCACAAGCTTGGCCCACACTGGCCTATGTTGCCCCTCGTTTGACCCCCGAAGCCCCAGTCAGTTGGTGTTTAAACCACAGTGGTTGGCTAAGGGGTTCGGGGTGACTGAGGCGAAGGCCAGAGGACTGCATGTGAGGAGCAAAGGGGCGTGTTCACCACTCACAAGTCGAAAACtctgtgaaaatgaaaacaagggGGCGCTTGTCAAGACTAAACAGAGAG GTAAGGTTCCCGTTGGTGAGGGACGTTCTCCTCTGAAGATGCTTAAGGAGACTAATTCACCCAGGGACCATTCCTCCCAGGTAACAAGGATTCTGTGCATTCATGCAGTGTTCCTCTACAAGCCTACGTGGAGCACGTTTAAGGCAGAATCTGTGTTAACAGTCCTTAATCTTAATGGTGATCTAGTCAGTCTTCAGAGCAAACGTGTTGTACCAAGTTTTGGCATCTCGCATACACTGTTCTACCAATAA
- the cdca3 gene encoding cell division cycle-associated protein 3 isoform X1 — translation MGSSESKIAPVSTPKGVPPESVRPGRVAQLADPRSPTTGIERTPIQASRGSGEGVTSTDPRSPTHGITRTPMKDIVRVTMNSFARRLGVLFLGENGTDSDAPLPRVTFSNCPEPSLEELGPAHTQAQESPCCPSEGSMAASSPFMLISEVELETRAQIVLEEAVDLLTTDNPPFKKDLSLSLLTCHDGVHPSVVSEDEDNSLSEASCSQEHLDHSYAHPSLSSLPPTMVAPEQSEVHADTASLTPLQADSPQQDPAVSLPSTTLSAPTSLAHTGLCCPSFDPRSPSQLVFKPQWLAKGFGVTEAKARGLHVRSKGACSPLTSRKLCENENKGALVKTKQRGKVPVGEGRSPLKMLKETNSPRDHSSQVTRILCIHAVFLYKPTWSTFKAESVLTVLNLNGDLVSLQSKRVVPSFGISHTLFYQ, via the exons ATGGGTTCCAGCGAGAGTAAAATTGCTCCAGTTTCAACACCCAAAGGCGTCCCGCCGGAGAGCGTCAGACCTGGGCGTGTGGCCCAGCTGGCAGACCCGCGCTCTCCCACCACTGGCATCGAACGCACACCCATACAG GCCTCCAGAGGTTCAGGAGAGGGAGTAACAAGCACCGACCCTCGCTCGCCCACTCATGGAATCACTCGCACCCCGATGAAGGACATTGTGAGAG TCACCATGAACTCATTCGCCCGGCGCTTGGGTGTGCTCTTCCTTGGTGAAAACGGCACGGATTCTGATGCTCCCCTTCCCCGCGTTACATTTTCGAACTGTCCAGAACCGTCCCTGGAGGAGCTGGGCCCCGCCCACACCCAAGCCCAGGAGAGTCCGTGTTGCCCAAGTGAGGGATCCATGGCCGCCAGCAGCCCATTTATGCTGATAAGTGAGGTGGAGTTGGAGACGCGAGCACAAATTGTATTGGAGGAGGCAGTCGATCTGCTGACCACTGACAACCCACCCTTTAAGAAGGATCTCAGTCTCAGTCTTCTCACATGTCACGATGGAGTCCATCCGTCTGTAGTGTCCGAGGACGAGGACAACAGTCTGTCTGAGGCATCGTGCAGCCAAGAACATTTGGACCATTCATATGCTCATCCGTCTCTTTCCTCTCTCCCACCAACCATGGTGGCTCCAGAGCAATCTGAAGTTCATGCCGACACCGCTTCTTTGACACCGCTGCAAGCCGACAGTCCCCAACAGGATCCCGCTGTCTCCCTTCCCTCAACCACACTCTCTGCACCCACAAGCTTGGCCCACACTGGCCTATGTTGCCCCTCGTTTGACCCCCGAAGCCCCAGTCAGTTGGTGTTTAAACCACAGTGGTTGGCTAAGGGGTTCGGGGTGACTGAGGCGAAGGCCAGAGGACTGCATGTGAGGAGCAAAGGGGCGTGTTCACCACTCACAAGTCGAAAACtctgtgaaaatgaaaacaagggGGCGCTTGTCAAGACTAAACAGAGAG GTAAGGTTCCCGTTGGTGAGGGACGTTCTCCTCTGAAGATGCTTAAGGAGACTAATTCACCCAGGGACCATTCCTCCCAGGTAACAAGGATTCTGTGCATTCATGCAGTGTTCCTCTACAAGCCTACGTGGAGCACGTTTAAGGCAGAATCTGTGTTAACAGTCCTTAATCTTAATGGTGATCTAGTCAGTCTTCAGAGCAAACGTGTTGTACCAAGTTTTGGCATCTCGCATACACTGTTCTACCAATAA